A portion of the Paenibacillus hamazuiensis genome contains these proteins:
- a CDS encoding CoA-acylating methylmalonate-semialdehyde dehydrogenase — MSGQTIIKNFIGGQWVDASSGKHDIVTNPATGEAIASVPLSSKEDVNRAVAAAKEAFKEWSRVPVPRRARIMFKYQQLLVEHWEELARLVTLENGKNYSEAYGEVQRGIECVEFAAGAPTLMMGSVLPDIATGLESNMYRYPIGVVGGITPFNFPMMVPCWMFPLAIACGNTFVLKPSERTPILACRLAELLQEAGLPDGVFNIVHGAHDVVNGLLEHRDISAISFVGSQPVAEYVYKTAAAFGKRVQALGGAKNHSIVLPDADMDLAVKEMVNAAFGSAGERCMACSVVVAVGDTADTLVERLVAAAKQLTVGNGMEKGNFLGPVIRQSHKERTFGYIQKGQEEGAVLLLDGREAEAASASGYFVGPTIFDKAKPGMTIWNDEIFAPVLQVVRAQSLSEAIDIANRSEFANGACLYTTSLKAVREFRENIDAGMLGINVGVPAPMAFFPFSGYKKSFYGDLHANGKDGVEFYTRKKMVVARY, encoded by the coding sequence ATGTCGGGACAAACAATTATTAAAAATTTTATCGGCGGACAGTGGGTGGACGCATCTTCGGGCAAACACGATATCGTGACGAACCCGGCAACCGGCGAAGCGATTGCCAGCGTACCGCTTTCTTCCAAGGAAGACGTGAACCGTGCCGTTGCCGCTGCGAAAGAAGCGTTTAAGGAATGGAGCAGGGTGCCGGTTCCGCGCCGTGCGCGCATCATGTTCAAATATCAGCAGCTGCTTGTTGAACATTGGGAGGAGCTTGCCCGCCTGGTAACGCTGGAAAACGGAAAAAATTATTCGGAAGCGTACGGCGAGGTGCAGCGGGGAATCGAATGCGTCGAATTTGCGGCCGGTGCTCCCACGCTCATGATGGGCAGCGTGCTGCCCGATATCGCCACGGGGCTCGAATCGAACATGTACCGCTATCCGATCGGGGTTGTAGGCGGCATCACGCCGTTCAATTTCCCGATGATGGTGCCGTGCTGGATGTTTCCGCTCGCGATCGCCTGCGGCAATACGTTCGTGCTCAAGCCGTCGGAGCGGACGCCGATACTCGCTTGCCGCCTGGCCGAACTGCTGCAGGAAGCCGGACTGCCGGACGGCGTATTCAACATCGTTCACGGCGCCCATGATGTCGTGAACGGTCTTCTGGAGCACCGGGACATCAGCGCGATCTCCTTTGTCGGTTCGCAGCCGGTGGCCGAATACGTTTATAAAACGGCCGCCGCCTTCGGCAAACGGGTTCAAGCTCTCGGAGGAGCGAAAAACCATTCCATCGTGCTGCCGGATGCGGATATGGATTTGGCCGTCAAGGAAATGGTCAACGCCGCCTTCGGCTCCGCCGGCGAGCGCTGCATGGCATGCTCCGTCGTCGTAGCCGTCGGCGATACCGCAGACACGCTGGTGGAGCGGCTTGTTGCGGCAGCGAAGCAGCTGACGGTTGGCAACGGCATGGAGAAGGGCAACTTCCTCGGGCCGGTCATTCGCCAGTCGCATAAGGAGCGAACGTTCGGATATATCCAAAAAGGGCAGGAGGAAGGCGCCGTCCTTTTGCTGGACGGTCGCGAGGCTGAGGCGGCAAGCGCGTCAGGTTATTTCGTCGGTCCGACGATCTTCGACAAAGCGAAGCCCGGTATGACGATATGGAACGATGAAATTTTCGCTCCGGTGCTGCAGGTCGTTCGCGCACAGAGCTTGAGCGAGGCGATCGACATCGCCAACCGGTCCGAATTCGCCAATGGAGCGTGCCTGTACACGACAAGCCTGAAGGCCGTTCGCGAATTCCGGGAAAACATCGATGCCGGGATGCTTGGGATTAACGTCGGCGTGCCGGCTCCGATGGCGTTTTTCCCGTTTTCCGGCTACAAAAAGTCGTTCTACGGCGATTTGCACGCCAACGGCAAAGACGGCGTCGAATTTTATACCCGCAAAAAGATGGTTGTTGCCCGGTATTGA
- the iolC gene encoding 5-dehydro-2-deoxygluconokinase, with protein sequence MNPIQFPTGRELDFIGLGRLCIDLNSDQLYVPMEETVSFTKYVGGSPANITIALARLGAKTGFIGKVADDQHGRFITDYLRRQNIDTCGVVVDKTGSVTGLAFTEIKSPSDCSILMYRDNVADLKLEVGEVQEDFIRSAKAILISGTALASSPSREAVFQAIEYARKHGVVIIFDVDYRKWTWKSKEETAIYCNLVAEKSDIIMAGREEFDVMETTTGPQQKDDRVTAERWLHHNAKIVVVKHGGRGSVAFTKDGHIYEGGIFPAKQVVKTFGAGDSFAGAFIYGLLQGWPIEKCQEFGSASASIVVSSHSCSDAMPTARQIAALIEEHKTGTGF encoded by the coding sequence ATGAATCCGATTCAATTTCCGACAGGCCGGGAGCTCGATTTTATCGGGCTCGGCCGGCTATGCATCGACCTGAACTCCGATCAGCTGTATGTGCCGATGGAGGAGACAGTATCCTTTACCAAATACGTTGGGGGCTCCCCCGCCAATATTACGATTGCGCTTGCCAGGCTCGGGGCGAAGACCGGATTTATCGGCAAAGTGGCCGACGATCAGCACGGCCGGTTCATTACGGATTATCTCCGGAGACAGAACATCGATACCTGTGGCGTCGTTGTCGATAAGACCGGCTCGGTTACCGGACTCGCTTTTACGGAGATTAAATCGCCATCGGACTGCAGCATATTGATGTATCGCGATAATGTCGCCGATTTGAAGCTGGAGGTTGGGGAGGTTCAAGAGGATTTTATCCGAAGTGCCAAAGCGATTCTGATCTCGGGCACTGCCCTCGCCTCAAGTCCGTCGCGCGAAGCGGTGTTCCAGGCGATCGAGTATGCGCGAAAGCACGGCGTTGTCATTATTTTTGACGTGGACTACCGGAAATGGACATGGAAGTCCAAAGAAGAAACGGCGATTTATTGCAATCTGGTTGCCGAGAAAAGCGACATTATCATGGCCGGCCGCGAGGAGTTCGATGTAATGGAGACGACAACCGGACCGCAGCAAAAGGACGACCGCGTTACGGCGGAGCGCTGGCTCCATCACAATGCCAAAATCGTCGTCGTCAAGCACGGCGGACGGGGGTCCGTCGCATTTACCAAAGACGGACACATCTATGAAGGCGGTATTTTTCCGGCCAAGCAAGTGGTCAAAACGTTCGGGGCCGGCGATTCTTTTGCCGGAGCGTTTATATACGGCTTGCTGCAAGGGTGGCCTATCGAGAAATGCCAGGAATTCGGAAGCGCATCGGCTTCGATCGTCGTTTCGAGCCACAGCTGCTCCGATGCGATGCCTACGGCCCGGCAAATTGCGGCATTGATTGAAGAGCATAAGACGGGTACGGGTTTTTGA
- a CDS encoding sugar phosphate isomerase/epimerase family protein, with product MKINIGTAPDSWGIWFAENEKQTPWERCMREMAEAGYAGIELGPWGYLPKEYDALKAELDKYKLELVATTLVGDLMSDSRTDELISLLDEMAQVQIRFESAKYVVLIDDCYTDLFTGQLLRPAVLNDEQWGGFIRNILKIRDHAENKYGLKLVFHPHAQSHIETEEQIERLLADTDVDLCLDTGHHAYADGDPVAFMRKHHARIPYLHLKSCDLQVRERMKREGWPFGKAVAEDIMCEPELGVVDMKGFLEVLKEINYEGWAIVEQDMYPAPFDKPFPIAKRTREYLRAIGMG from the coding sequence ATGAAAATAAATATTGGTACGGCCCCGGACTCCTGGGGTATTTGGTTCGCGGAAAATGAAAAGCAAACTCCGTGGGAGAGGTGCATGAGAGAAATGGCCGAAGCCGGCTATGCCGGTATCGAGCTCGGCCCTTGGGGGTATCTTCCAAAAGAATACGATGCTCTGAAAGCGGAGCTGGACAAATATAAACTGGAGCTGGTGGCGACGACGCTTGTCGGAGACCTGATGTCCGACTCCAGGACGGATGAACTGATCTCGCTGCTCGATGAGATGGCGCAAGTTCAAATCCGTTTTGAGAGCGCCAAGTATGTCGTGCTGATCGACGATTGCTACACGGACCTGTTTACCGGGCAATTGCTTCGTCCTGCGGTGCTGAACGACGAGCAGTGGGGAGGGTTTATCCGGAACATCCTGAAAATCAGGGATCATGCCGAAAACAAATACGGCCTGAAGCTGGTATTCCATCCTCATGCGCAAAGCCATATCGAAACGGAAGAGCAGATCGAGAGGCTGCTGGCCGACACGGATGTCGATCTGTGCCTCGATACCGGGCACCATGCTTACGCAGACGGAGACCCTGTCGCATTCATGAGAAAGCATCACGCGCGCATTCCGTATCTTCACTTGAAGAGCTGCGATTTGCAGGTAAGAGAGAGAATGAAGCGGGAAGGCTGGCCGTTCGGCAAGGCGGTCGCCGAGGATATTATGTGCGAGCCCGAGCTCGGTGTCGTCGACATGAAGGGCTTCCTGGAAGTGCTGAAGGAAATCAATTACGAAGGCTGGGCTATCGTCGAGCAGGATATGTATCCGGCTCCATTCGACAAGCCGTTTCCCATCGCCAAAAGAACGAGAGAATATTTGAGAGCTATCGGCATGGGGTGA